The stretch of DNA TGCTGCCATTCGTGTCGTAGTGGATATACAATGAGGCAGAGTCAAACCAACAACGACTAAATGACAAATCTGTTTTTTTCGTAAATATGTTTCAAGATTTGTTCCAATAAAGGCGCTATTAACCGTTTTTTGAAAGACAGGTTCTGAGGTGATCGGTTCAAATCCACTTTTAAACACCTGATTTTGTTTGTTATGAAATTGCGACTGGGGATTGTCAGATATGTGTTGAACATGTAAGACTGGAAGAGCGTGTTTACGAAAGTACGCCAGTACCCTCAATGCTTGTTGTTCAGCTTGAGGGTTGTTCCGTTCTCCCCAGATAGGTCTATTAAATGCTTTTTGCATATCGATAATCAGTAGAGCAGTATGAACCATTTTAAGCCTTATCCAATTGTAAGAGGGCTTCAATCTCTGCTAGGGTGCTAGCTTGTGAAATGGCTCCACGAAGTTTGGCAGCACCAGATGTTCCACGGAGGTAGTGAGGAGCGAGTCCTCGGAATTCACGTACTGCAACATTTTCTCCCTTGAGATTAATCAAGCGTTTCAAGTGTTCGTAGGCGATTTTCATCTTATCTTCAAAGGTCAAATCAGGCAGGATTTCTCCTGTTTCAAAGTAATGGTTGATTTGGTTGAAGAGGTAAGGATTGCCCATAGCAGCTCGTCCAATCATGACAGCGTCAGCACCAACTTCTTCGATGCGTTGTTTGGCTTCTTGGACCGTACGGATGTCACCGTTAGCGATAAATGGAATCTTGGTCAAAGCTTGAGCGACCTTGTGAAGGGTCTCAAGGTCTGCGTGACCTGTATACATTTGCTCACGGGTACGACCATGCATGGCGAGGGCAGAAACGCCTGCAGCTTCAGCAGC from Streptococcus mitis encodes:
- a CDS encoding cysteine hydrolase family protein translates to MVHTALLIIDMQKAFNRPIWGERNNPQAEQQALRVLAYFRKHALPVLHVQHISDNPQSQFHNKQNQVFKSGFEPITSEPVFQKTVNSAFIGTNLETYLRKKQICHLVVVGLTLPHCISTTTRMAANLGFEVTLLADATASFTLSNKNGQTISPETIHEINLLSLQDEFAQILTTEEFLTQVQV
- the dusB gene encoding tRNA dihydrouridine synthase DusB, yielding MTNLNTPFMIGNVEIPNRTVLAPMAGVTNSAFRTIAKELGAGLVVMEMVSDKGIQYNNEKTLHMLHIDEGENPVSIQLFGSDEDSLARAAEFIQENTKTDIVDINMGCPVNKIVKNEAGAMWLKDPDKIYSIINKVQSVLDIPLTVKMRTGWADPSLAVENALAAEAAGVSALAMHGRTREQMYTGHADLETLHKVAQALTKIPFIANGDIRTVQEAKQRIEEVGADAVMIGRAAMGNPYLFNQINHYFETGEILPDLTFEDKMKIAYEHLKRLINLKGENVAVREFRGLAPHYLRGTSGAAKLRGAISQASTLAEIEALLQLDKA